AAATGGCTATGAAACTGGAAATAGCCATTTAAAGTCTTTTGCCATAAAGAAGGTTAAATTAACAAAACTGGAGAAAAGCTTAAAAAATGACAATTTGAAAATAGAAAATAAAGAAAATGTTGATTATAAGAAGATAATAGAAATACTGAAAAGTGTAGAAGAAAATATAAAATATTTAAAGATAGAACCAGAAAAAATAAATAAAAAAGCTTTAATAGAGATAAAAAAAGAAATAGATAATATAAAAAAAGCAATATTTTCTTTAGAAAAAAAGACTGAAGATAAAAGTGGATTAAATGAAAAGTTAAAACAGATAGTAGAAATATTTGAAAAAGATATAAAAAATATAGAAAACTCAAAGCAAATAAGAAAAATATATATAAAGGATTCTGATTTAATAAAATTTTCAGAGAATAAAGAAACTCAGAAATTCAGCAGAGAGATTAATATAAAAAAGGAAGAATTAAAAAGTGACAATAAGAGTGATAATAAACTGGAAGTAATAAATAAATCAATTGAAATGTTAAAAAATAAAATTGATGAACTGGATAAATTATCAGAAAAAATGAACAAAGTGATTGTTGAAAACAAGAGTAATAATTTAATAAATAAGAAAGAAAGTAAAATAAACGAAGCAAATAAAGAAAAATTAATTAAGGAATTAAAGCAAATACACAAAAAATTACAAAATATGAATTCAAAAGAAGACAAAAATGAAATTAATGAAGTAAAAAGAATTATAATTGCTTTAATAAATAAAATATCTGATAGAAACAAATCCAATGAAATTAAAGAAATAAAAAACGAGTTAAGCAAAGCATTGGAAAAAATAAAACTAATAAATATTGAAATTGAAAATAAGAAATCAGAGATAATAGAAAGTAAGAAGATAGAGGTAATTAATAATAATGAATTTAATGAAAATCAGATAAAAGATAAAATAAGAAAAATTTTAATAAAATCAGATTTGAAATTAACTGAAATCAATAAAGGAAATCCTGATACCAAACACAAAGAAAAAATAATGAAAATAGCAGAGGAAATAATTAATACAGTAGAATCTTATACTAAAACAAAAATATCAAATAAAGATGAAATCAAAGAGAAAGTTTATAAAAAAATTAAAGAATCTGGGATAAATAATCTTAATATCAATAAATTAAATGAAGATAATGAAAAGCTTTTAGAAAGCTTAATAAATCTCTTTGATTTTCATAAAGTGAAAAAAGAAATAAAAAATCCAGAAATAAAGAAAATAATAAATGAAACCGCTGGAAAAATATTTAATATATTAAAAAATAATCATAATATAAAATATGAAGATAAAAACATAAAAAAAATAGAATATTTAATATTAGAAGCGGTAAAAAATAACAAAGAAAATTCAGAAGAAAAGGAAACGGCAAAGATAATTACCGAAAGTATAATTAAAGAATTAAACATAAATCCATTTCAGAAAAATGAAGGTAAAACTAAAGACTTAAAAATAAAAATTGAAAAAGAAATTGAATCCATGATAAAAAAGATAAATAAACAAATAAAAGAAGGCGATGTCAAAGAGCTCAATATAGATAAAAAAACAACAGAAAATCATAATGAAAAATTAAATTTTACAAAAGAAGATGTAAAAAAGGTTATAAGATTTATATTATCTTATAAAGAAAAAGATGAAATATTATCCAAAGATACCAGAGAAGAAATAAAGGAAATAAAGAAAATAATTATAGATAATCAGAATAAAAAAAGTGAATCACCAATTGGACAAAAAAAAGAAAAAGATCTTAGTAATATTACTCGAAGAGAGAATAATTTAAATGAACTACAAAATAAAATAGAAAAATTAATAAAAGATATTTTTCATGATGTTGAACAATCTAAATTAACTCCTGAAACATATCCAGAAGAACTTAAAAAATTAATAAAAGATATTCAAAAAGTTTTCTTTAAATCGCCTGAAAAAAATGAAAAAATCAAATCCTCTCATAATATAAATAATATAAAAAGAGAAAATGGAGGAAAGATAGAAAAGCGTATAAACAACAAAATAGATCAAAATAATAAAAACAATGAGTTTGAAAGGATACGTATAAATAGAAATAATACTGAAAAGTTCAAATATCTGGAAAATAAAGAAGTGGATAATGCGGAATTTATTAAAAATGAAAAAGTTCCAGAAATCTTAAAGGCTAAATCTGTAAAATACAAAAAATTAAAAAATACGTTGAATCTAAAAAAAGGTAATAATTATAAAGTTTCAATAAAAAATACCTTTGATAGTAAACAGAAAGTATTGCAGATAAAAGATAAAAATATCAATATAAAAATATTAATTAATAACAATAAACAAGCCGTAGCATTATTGAAAAGTATAGAATTAAACAAAGCTCATATAAAAAAACCACAGAATAATATAGACGTAAATCTATTAAAACACAAAATACAGACTTTTATGGAAAATAACAAAAAACATGTTGAAAAAATATATTCTTCAGAAAAATCAGAAGGATATATATTAAAAAACAATATCTCTGGAAATAATATCAAGGATTTAAAAGGAGTATTATCGAAAAATAAAATGGATTATACATTAGTTAAAAATTATAAAGACATAAAAGTTCTGATTAAATACAGTAAAGAAGGAATAGATGAAGCAAGGGAAATACTAAAAACAGTAGAAAATATTAAGATAAAGAAAAATAACAAAATATCCTATATACCAGAAAATAAAATAGAAAATTTTAGAAATTTAAAAAGGGATAAAAAAGTAGAATTAAAATCTCCAATATTTGAGAAAAAAGTGGAATATTTACATCCGCATTTGTTAAAACAAACATCAGCGCAGGAAACAAGGCAGTTAACAAACAATAATGTTCCAAAAACAATTACAATAAATGAATTACAAAATCGTATAGTTAATACAATAAAGAAAATAGAAAATGTTCCAAAATACTTTGAAAAAACTGTAGTAAAAGTTAATCCACCAGATCTTGGAGAAGTTGAAATAAAAATAATAAAATCAATGAAAAATTTATCCCTTGATATTACAGTTGAAAATGACAGATACGGAAGAGAAATTGAAAAACGGCTTGAAAATGTTATACAGGTATTTAAGGAAAATTATGAAAAAATGGAATTAAATATAAAGACAGATCAGAGAAATGAGCAAAATCAGGATAATTCTCAAAATCAGCAAAGAGAAAATAATCAAAAAGAGAATTTATATAAAGAAAATGACAGCGAAAATGAAAAAAAGAGAAAAGATAAAAGAAATACATTCTGGGAATTTTTGAGAGGTGATCTAAATGATCAATAATGTTGATCCAGCAGCAAGTTTAGTATTTTCACAGTATTCAAAGCCTAAAAGTTCAGAACCCAAAAAAGAACTGGATAAAGATGCATTTTTAAAGATTTTAATGACACAGTTAAAGTATCAGGATCCAACCAATACAATGAACGATAGAGAATTTATCTCGCAAATGTCTGAACTGTCAATGACAGAACAAATAATGAATATGAGTGAATCGTTTCAGGATATGGTTAACTCCCAAATGAGTTTATTTAAAGTACAAACGTCCAATTTAATAGGTAAAAATGTTGTGGTAGAAAACAATAAAATAAATCTTGTTAATGGATTTTCTGATGCAATAATTTATAATCTTGAAGAACCAACCAAGGTATTTGTGGATATTTATGATGAAAATGACAATCTTGTTTTTACAAAGAGTTTGGGTATTCAGGAAGAAGGAATGAAAACATTTAACTGGGATGGAAGAAATACAGATGGTTCTCAGGTTGCAGATGGAACATACAAGTATGACGTATATACGTACAAAGATGGGAAAAAGGTAAAAATCGGAGGTTTAGATGGAGGAAAGGTAGATGCAGTACAATTTGAAGACAATCAATTTTATGTTTTGGTAAATGGAAGAAAGTATAGCACAGACAAAATAGTGGAAATATCAGAAATATAAAAATAAAATAAATTTGGGAGGAGATTATATGTTAAGAGCAATGTTTAGTGGTCAGAGTGGATTGAAAAACTTTCAGACACAATTAGACGTTATAGGTAATAATATCTCCAATGTAAACACCGTTGGTTATAAAACTTCAAGAGTAACATTTCAGAATACACTTTCACAAACATTATCTGAAAGTAGAGGAGCAAGTGGACAATTTGGTGGAATAAATCCTACACAGGTTGGATTGGGATCAAAAATAGCATCAATAGATAAAATAATGACACAGGGGTCACTTCAGAATACAGGAAATAAAACAGATATGGCAATAAAAGGAGATGGATTTTTTGTATTATCAGATGGATTAACAAAATACTTTTCAAGAGCAGGTAACTTTACATTAGATTCAGAAGGGCATTTTGTAAATCCATCAAGTGGTATGAAATTACAGGGATGGAATGCAAAAATAACAGAAACAGGAAAAAGATATATAGATTCCAATGAACCTATTCAGGATATAACAATTTCTCCAAATCTTGTTATGGAAGCAAGAGAAACAACATTCCTTAATTTAGCGGACAATTTAAATTCTGATGTTGGAATAAAAGAAACAACAATGACAATAAAATCCTCATCAGGTGATGTTGTTCCGGTAAAATTTACCTTTGAAAGAATAATGTCAGAACAATATAAAGATAGAATTGTATATAGATGGCATGCTCAAAGTATAGATCCAGATAAAAACTATACATTACTTGGAGGAAGTAATTACGGTGAAGTTGAACTTGATGAAGTTGGTAATGTATTAAGATGGTCTAACTATCCAGGACATGTTGTTAGAGCCAATGCAACAAATGATTTTAACTCTTCATATCCTGCAGATTCAAGAATAGATATAGGTAAAAATGGAATAGATTGGCCATTAAGAGCATATGGAGATATTTCTGTAACAGATTCTAACGGTAATCCTGTTACATTAAGTTCTCAGGATTCAACAAGAGATAGCAGACCTGATATAGCGATATATAGAGATGCAACAAATCCAAATCAGGTAACAATCCAGGTTACAGATTCTGGAGGAACACAATATACAGGAACAATTTCTACAGACGGAACATTTTATGATTTAAACAGAAATTTTGCACAGGGAGTTACTCTTACCGATAGTGGAGGTAATGAAATAACATTAAAAAATCTTATTTTAGATTCAGGTGTTTCAGAATCAGTTGCATTATTACCAGTAGGTTCTACAAACGCATTATCCATAGAATTATATCAATCTTCATCTGATGATGCCACTGAGTGGGGACTTGATGGTATATACATGACAGATACAAAAGGAGAATTAATTCCAAAATATCAGGATGAAGATAATAGATTACAACTAACAGATGGTACAAATACAAGGAATGTGAAATTCTTAGGCGGTATTTCATTAAAAGACAGTCAGAACAATGAAGTATATTATGATCCAAGGGATATATCATTTAGTGTAGATAATAATGGAAATGTAACTATAACATTAAAAGTGGAAGAAAGTGGTTCATTAAAAACAGTAACCTTTACAGATGCAGATGGAGATAGCGCATCAGCAGATACAGTTGAAGAATTTAATGCAAAAATGGAAAGTGGATGGAAATCAACAGATGGAAAATACACAATAGCTGGATTATCAGTAATAGAAGCAAATGCTACAGACACATTTGTTGCAACAACCGGAAACACAGCAGGTGAAACATCAGAAGATGGAACAGTTAGATATATTGCAGCAAGAAAAATAATTCAAACTCCAGTTTCAGGTGAATTAAGATTAATAGATACAGAAAATTCTCAGAATTATAAAATAGCAGAATACGAAAATCCAAATGTGGTTATTTCAACAAAAATATATGATTCACTTGGAAATGATTACGATATAAATATAAAATACACAAAAATTGCTGACAACACATGGTACTGGAAAGCAGAAACAGTAGACGGACAGCCATTATACAAAATAACAGAAGATGGTACAACAACATCTGACCCTGCAGAAGGTGTTATAGCCTTTGATGGAAAAGGTCAATATTTAAGTTCAAGATGGAGATTGGATTCAGTTGGATATGTTGATTATGACACATCAGATGGAAACAATGGAGCTATTGGATTCTGGTTTGATCCTGCAAGCACAGGTGAATCTCCAAATGAAAGGGTTGCACCATCATCAGTTGCAGCGGCTGGACCTGTAAAAGTATCTTTAAACATGTATGATTTAACACAATTTGCAGCACCAAATTCAGTAAACATTGCAGATCAGGATGGAAATGCAAAAGGCGTATTGCAGAATTTCACAATTAATGATTTAGGTGAAGTGTTGGGAATATTCTCAAATGGAAAATCAGATTTAATTGCTCAGGTAGCTGTTGCTAAATTCACTAATCCTGGAGGATTGCTTGATGTAGGTAACTCAATGTTTATGCAAAGTGATAACAGTGGAATTGCCAAAATAGGATCTTTTGGTGAGGAAGGTGCAGGAACTCTTGTATCAGGAGCGTTAGAAATGTCAAATGTTGATTTATCAGAAGAATTTACAAAAATGATTACAGCCCAGAGAGGATTCCAGGCAGCAGCAAGGGTAATAACAACATCAGATCAGATTTTAACAGAGCTTGTTAACCTCAAGAGATAATGAGGTGATTTAATTGATAAAAGTAACTAATCTTGGAGGTAAAGAGTTTTATATAAATCCTGATATGATAGAAAAGATAGAGTCCCGTCCAGATACAACAATAATTTTAAACAATGGTCATATCTATATAGTAAAAGAAGATGTAAAAAAAATAATAGAAGAAATAATAAACTTTAAAAGCAGGATATTTTCCGGGACATACTCAAGGGGTGATTAGATGGATCTCTCAAGTTTAATAGGATTGGGTTTGGCTTTTGTTGCTATATTAATTGGTGGTGGATCAGGATTAGGACAATTATGGGATACAAACTCCTTCTTTATTACAGTTATTGGTTCTATTGGGGG
This is a stretch of genomic DNA from Marinitoga piezophila KA3. It encodes these proteins:
- a CDS encoding flagellar hook-length control protein FliK, with the protein product MISGLPLLFSIKKEKKALFANENNEIKSANKTFYKLFVENKNSSLNHASKINSFVKKEAFRDNEKSRILKSLNIKKINIKKINGYETGNSHLKSFAIKKVKLTKLEKSLKNDNLKIENKENVDYKKIIEILKSVEENIKYLKIEPEKINKKALIEIKKEIDNIKKAIFSLEKKTEDKSGLNEKLKQIVEIFEKDIKNIENSKQIRKIYIKDSDLIKFSENKETQKFSREINIKKEELKSDNKSDNKLEVINKSIEMLKNKIDELDKLSEKMNKVIVENKSNNLINKKESKINEANKEKLIKELKQIHKKLQNMNSKEDKNEINEVKRIIIALINKISDRNKSNEIKEIKNELSKALEKIKLINIEIENKKSEIIESKKIEVINNNEFNENQIKDKIRKILIKSDLKLTEINKGNPDTKHKEKIMKIAEEIINTVESYTKTKISNKDEIKEKVYKKIKESGINNLNINKLNEDNEKLLESLINLFDFHKVKKEIKNPEIKKIINETAGKIFNILKNNHNIKYEDKNIKKIEYLILEAVKNNKENSEEKETAKIITESIIKELNINPFQKNEGKTKDLKIKIEKEIESMIKKINKQIKEGDVKELNIDKKTTENHNEKLNFTKEDVKKVIRFILSYKEKDEILSKDTREEIKEIKKIIIDNQNKKSESPIGQKKEKDLSNITRRENNLNELQNKIEKLIKDIFHDVEQSKLTPETYPEELKKLIKDIQKVFFKSPEKNEKIKSSHNINNIKRENGGKIEKRINNKIDQNNKNNEFERIRINRNNTEKFKYLENKEVDNAEFIKNEKVPEILKAKSVKYKKLKNTLNLKKGNNYKVSIKNTFDSKQKVLQIKDKNINIKILINNNKQAVALLKSIELNKAHIKKPQNNIDVNLLKHKIQTFMENNKKHVEKIYSSEKSEGYILKNNISGNNIKDLKGVLSKNKMDYTLVKNYKDIKVLIKYSKEGIDEAREILKTVENIKIKKNNKISYIPENKIENFRNLKRDKKVELKSPIFEKKVEYLHPHLLKQTSAQETRQLTNNNVPKTITINELQNRIVNTIKKIENVPKYFEKTVVKVNPPDLGEVEIKIIKSMKNLSLDITVENDRYGREIEKRLENVIQVFKENYEKMELNIKTDQRNEQNQDNSQNQQRENNQKENLYKENDSENEKKRKDKRNTFWEFLRGDLNDQ
- a CDS encoding flagellar hook assembly protein FlgD; amino-acid sequence: MINNVDPAASLVFSQYSKPKSSEPKKELDKDAFLKILMTQLKYQDPTNTMNDREFISQMSELSMTEQIMNMSESFQDMVNSQMSLFKVQTSNLIGKNVVVENNKINLVNGFSDAIIYNLEEPTKVFVDIYDENDNLVFTKSLGIQEEGMKTFNWDGRNTDGSQVADGTYKYDVYTYKDGKKVKIGGLDGGKVDAVQFEDNQFYVLVNGRKYSTDKIVEISEI
- a CDS encoding flagellar hook-basal body complex protein codes for the protein MLRAMFSGQSGLKNFQTQLDVIGNNISNVNTVGYKTSRVTFQNTLSQTLSESRGASGQFGGINPTQVGLGSKIASIDKIMTQGSLQNTGNKTDMAIKGDGFFVLSDGLTKYFSRAGNFTLDSEGHFVNPSSGMKLQGWNAKITETGKRYIDSNEPIQDITISPNLVMEARETTFLNLADNLNSDVGIKETTMTIKSSSGDVVPVKFTFERIMSEQYKDRIVYRWHAQSIDPDKNYTLLGGSNYGEVELDEVGNVLRWSNYPGHVVRANATNDFNSSYPADSRIDIGKNGIDWPLRAYGDISVTDSNGNPVTLSSQDSTRDSRPDIAIYRDATNPNQVTIQVTDSGGTQYTGTISTDGTFYDLNRNFAQGVTLTDSGGNEITLKNLILDSGVSESVALLPVGSTNALSIELYQSSSDDATEWGLDGIYMTDTKGELIPKYQDEDNRLQLTDGTNTRNVKFLGGISLKDSQNNEVYYDPRDISFSVDNNGNVTITLKVEESGSLKTVTFTDADGDSASADTVEEFNAKMESGWKSTDGKYTIAGLSVIEANATDTFVATTGNTAGETSEDGTVRYIAARKIIQTPVSGELRLIDTENSQNYKIAEYENPNVVISTKIYDSLGNDYDINIKYTKIADNTWYWKAETVDGQPLYKITEDGTTTSDPAEGVIAFDGKGQYLSSRWRLDSVGYVDYDTSDGNNGAIGFWFDPASTGESPNERVAPSSVAAAGPVKVSLNMYDLTQFAAPNSVNIADQDGNAKGVLQNFTINDLGEVLGIFSNGKSDLIAQVAVAKFTNPGGLLDVGNSMFMQSDNSGIAKIGSFGEEGAGTLVSGALEMSNVDLSEEFTKMITAQRGFQAAARVITTSDQILTELVNLKR
- a CDS encoding flagellar FlbD family protein, whose protein sequence is MIKVTNLGGKEFYINPDMIEKIESRPDTTIILNNGHIYIVKEDVKKIIEEIINFKSRIFSGTYSRGD